The following coding sequences lie in one Paramisgurnus dabryanus chromosome 16, PD_genome_1.1, whole genome shotgun sequence genomic window:
- the LOC141280898 gene encoding uncharacterized protein, which yields MLFIFGLMLVVLQTVSCEDQKCSFNPTTPCNAVLGEKISLQIIQDINFSSLQLKKDESLICKIQNYTQVKPSFYCNRIEFNISKDTVIINSVTRADSGRYTLELYDLEGKRIHYAELRVNVKDPYVTLIALSCVTVILIVLVITVYYIYKRKNHESTAEMNLPTDIQYATVIPQKKSDKGKTKEEEVQYGEVTFTPGVHNIQKPQKQPEECVYAETVTSAKK from the exons CTCAT GTGAGGATCAGAAATGCAGTTTTAATCCGACAACACCCTGTAATGCAGTTCTGGGAGAAAAAATCTCTCTACAAATAATTCAGGATATAAATTTTTCTAGTCTGCAATTAAAGAAAGATGAGagtttaatttgtaaaatacagAATTACACACAAGTTAAACCTAGTTTTTATTGTAACAGAATCGAATTTAACATCAGTAAAGACACTGTGATTATAAACAGTGTGACCAGAGCAGATTCAGGGAGATACACATTAGAGCTTTATGACTTGGAGGGCAAACGAATACATTATGCAGAACTTCGAGTGAATGTTAAAG ACCCTTATGTTACTCTCATTGCATTGAGCTGTGTTACTGTGATTCTTATTGTGCTGGTCATCACAGTTTATTACATTTACAAGAGGAAGAATCACGAGTCAACAGCAG AGATGAACCTACCCACAGATATTCAATATGCCACAGTCATCCCTCAGAAAAAGAGTGATAAGGGGAAGACGAAGGAGGAAGAGGTTCAGTATGGTGAGGTGACGTTCACACCAGGCGTTCACAACATTCAGAAGCCGCAAAAACAGCCGGAGGAGTGTGTGTACGCTGAGACAGTGACTTCAGCAAAAAAGTAA